GAGAGCCCGGCGTTTGCCGGGCTTTTTCGCGTGTGGATGGGCGCGCCGATTATGGTCCGTCGGCGCCCGCTTCTGACCTTCGGGCGTTCAGGATGTGTGCCACGACGTCGGCCACCTGGGTGACATCCTGCACATGGTGGTCGGCCTCGGGGGCGGGCTCGTTGCCCACCAGGATGGTGGTCATGCCCATTTCCCTTGCCGGGACCAGGTTGCGTGGGCTGTCTTCCACCAGAATGCACTCCCGGGCGGTGGCGTCCAGGATCTCCAGCGCGCGTTGATAGGCCTTTGGGGCCGGCTTGCTCACGTAGCCGATGTCGGCGACGTCGATGATGCGTTCGAAGAGAGGGGCTATGTCCAGCGCTTCCAGCACCCGTTGGGCGTGTGCGCGTGTGCCGTTGGTGAAGATCACGCGTCGCAGCGGGATGCGCGTCAGCGCGCGACGCAGCGCCGGGTTGGGC
This is a stretch of genomic DNA from Chloroflexota bacterium. It encodes these proteins:
- a CDS encoding pyrimidine 5'-nucleotidase, whose protein sequence is MPTPDARLRFILFDLDDTLYPRCAGLMTRVHELMDDWMVRRLGITREEAVALRTRFYRKYGTTMTGLLVEHHIDADDFLHHVHDFQPSAFLKPNPALRRALTRIPLRRVIFTNGTRAHAQRVLEALDIAPLFERIIDVADIGYVSKPAPKAYQRALEILDATARECILVEDSPRNLVPAREMGMTTILVGNEPAPEADHHVQDVTQVADVVAHILNARRSEAGADGP